The following nucleotide sequence is from Flavimarina sp. Hel_I_48.
GAGATTATCAGGACGATCAGAAAGGAAATGAAGGATGAGACACCTATAATGGTGCTTTCGGGAAACACAGATGAAAGTCTTATTGTAGAGAGTTTTGAACTGGGTATCCAGGATTTTATGAAAAAACCTTTAAGTCTTGATGAGGTTAGTGCCCGGGTAAAGCGCTTGATTGGTACTGTGGGAAATGCTATTAAAAAACCTTTGTCGCAGAATTCCATTCTTCAAAATAGATGTGTGGGAGTGGTTATTCCCTGCTACAATGAAGAAAATAGGCTGAAATCAAAAGAATTTATTGATTTTGTCGAAAGAAATTCTGGTTATCATTTGTGCTTTGTAAATGATGGAAGTACCGATAAAACCATAGATGTACTGCAAAAATTAAAGGAAGGAAGGGAGCATTACATCAGCATTTACGATTGTGATAAGAATGGCGGTAAAGCCGAAGCGGTTAGGCAGGGTTTATTGCATATCTCAAAATTTGACGATCTGGACTATGTAGGGTTTCTGGATGCGGATTTGTCAACTGATTTTGAAGATTTTGATGATCTAGTAAAGACCATAGAATCTACCGATTTTCAAATTGTCAACGGTTCCAGAATATCCCGAATGGGCGCCAATATCACAAAGGAAAGCGCGAGAAAAGTGATAAGTATGACCATTAATTTTATCATTGTCTCCATTTTGGGAATGCCTTTTAAAGATACCCAGTGTGGGGCAAAAATCATGAGAAAAGAACTCATTCCCATAGCCTTTGATAAACCGTTTATTACCAAATGGCTTTTTGATGTTGAAATCTTTATGAGGATGAAAAATCATTTCGGTAAACAAAAAGCGCAGGAAATCATTTGTGAACAACCTTTAAAAAGATGGATTCATGCAGATGGTTCAAAATTGTCGATGCGGGATTCCATGCAAATAGGTTTTCAGTTATTTAAAATACATGCGGAGTATTCCTTTAAAAAGGATGACAATAAGAAAGTGCGAGATTTAAAGCCTGAATCTCGAAGTACAATAAGCGTCCAACCGCAAAACGTCGATTAAATCAGAACATATTACCGTTTGAATTATGTAATTTTAGCAATTCAATTTACCGTTTTACTTACTTATATTGTTAAAATATAATACTGATTTAATGATAAATTAAATTTAAAATGAAGAGTTTTCTGAAATTATACCCATAAATTAGAGAAAACTTAAAATCTAATCCTATGAGTACTCCAGAGAAAAGTCACAATAATGAAGATCAGAATAATAAAACAAGTCTTAAGGAGCAGGCGATAAATAAAGAAAAAACGCAGGGCAAGGATATCAATCATCAGGTAAAAGAACAAAGGGAGCAACATCAACCCAGGGATACTGCCTAAACGTAAAAAAAGGAACTATTGAAAAGACCGCGTTGCGGTCTTTTTTTATGTCTAATACTGACGCTTCGCTACTATCCTTATATTATATTTCACTGACTTAAACGCCAAATTTTCAATATGAAAATGGATAAGAACCTTATCTTGCATGCTCCAAAAAACTGCCATTAACTATGAAAAACCGACTTTTTTACCTCATAAATACCCTTATTTTTCTGTTTTTCGTTCCCCTGGCTTTTGGTCAAAAAACGCTTCCGGAAGAGCAACTAATCGGTAAAGGCAATCCAGAATTGACAGAGCGCAACGGTTATAAATTGCGTCCCGAGGCTGCGGAAGCTTTTGATAAAATGAAGGCTGCCGCCGCTAAAGAAGGTATCGCCTTTCAGGTGGTTTCCAGTTACCGCGATTATGCCCACCAAAATCGTATTTGGGAACGTAAATACAATGCTTATACCGCAAACGGACTTTCGCCACAAGATGCCATTGCAAAAATTATTGAGTATAGTACGATCCCGGGAACTTCCCGTCATCACTGGGGTACCGACATTGATATTGTAGATTCCAATCAACCTGCTAACGGAGATTTGCTGGTACCTTCTAAATTTCATGGCAATGGTCCTTTCTGTAAATTCAAGGCCTGGATGGATGAACATGCAAATACGTATGGTTTTTATCTGGTTTACACCCAGAACGGAAACAGGAAAGGATTTAATTATGAACCCTGGCATTACAGCTACAAGCCGCTATCTTCAGGATACCTTGAACAATATAAAAAACTTGATGTAAAAAAGGTTTTAGCAGAACAAAAGCTGCTGGGCAACGATCAGTTTTCAGATGAATTTATAACGCGTTATCGCGATCAAAACATATTGGATATTAATCCGCAGCTACTTCCATAATTTATAAATTCACAGGGATTCCTACTACAAAGCGATTGAAACCTGTCAAAAGGTTATCGTTATTGGTATCTTAAATTTTCGGTATCGGCCCGAATAGTTTTTATCTTTACCTAACAATTTATACAACCATGAACAAGAAAGTTATTTTGATGATTCTTGACGGTTGGGGATTTGCCCCAGACAAGACCGTCTCTGCCGTAGACCAGGCAAATACTCCATTTATAGATTCCCTTTACACTAAGTATCCCCATGCAAAATTGCTCACGAGCGGTGAACATGTGGGACTGCCCGAAGGTCAGATGGGAAATAGTGAAGTGGGCCATATGAACCTGGGTGCAGGTCGTATCGTTTATCAAAACCTTGCTAAAATCAATAAAGCGGTAAGGGAAAATACGCTAAAAGACAAAGAGGCCATTAAAAGTGCCTTTGACTACGCAAAATCAAAGAAGAAGGCGGTTCACATTATGGGTCTTGTTTCTGACGGTGGGGTGCATTCCCATATTAATCATGCCAAAGCATTAATCAAAGCTGCGAATGATGCGGGTGTGGAGGAGATTTATGTACAGGCTTTTACAGATGGTCGGGATGTCGATCCAGAATCAGGAAAAGGTTTTATTACAGATATTGACGCTTTTTCCCGTGAACATAATGCTAAACTTGCCTCGGTGACCGGGCGTTATTATGCGATGGACCGGGACAATCGTTGGGATAGGGTGAAATTGGCTTATGAAGCCACAGTACTAGGTCAGGGTGAAAAAAGCTATGACGTTGCTAAAAGTATTCAGGATAGCTATGATAGAGGGGTTACAGATGAATTTATCAAGCCCATTGTCATGATGGAAGATAAAGAGCCGGTAGGTACCCTTCAGCAGGGAGATGTGGTAATTTACTTCAACTTCAGGACAGACCGCGGCCGCGAACTCACGCAAATGCTTACGCAAAAAGATTTTTCTGACCAGAATACCCGCAAAATGGATCTTCACTTTGTAACCATGACCAGTTATGATCAGAATTACATGAATATTGAAGTAGTCTATGACAACAAAAACCTAGAAGATACGCTGGGCGAAGTTATTGCCGCAGCGGGTAAAAAACAGATCCGCATTGCAGAGACCGAAAAATATCCTCACGTTACATTTTTCTTCTCTGGCGGAAGGGAAGAACCCTTTGTAGGTGAAGACCGCCTTCTCTGCCCCTCCCCTAAAGTTGCAACTTATGACCTACAACCGGAAATGAGTGCCGGCAAAATAAAGGAAATGATCTTACCAGAACTTGAAAAGGAAGAAGTGGATTTTGTCTGTCTCAATTTTGCAAATCCTGATATGGTAGGTCACACCGGTGTTATGGAAGCTGCAATAAAAGCCTGTGAAACCGTAGATCAATGTGCAAAAGAAGTGATTACTACAGCACTGGCACATAACTATAGCACAATTTTAATTGCAGATCATGGAAATTGTGAAACCATGAAAAATGCGGATGGCAGCCCAAATACTTCCCACACTACGAATCCTGTTCCTTTAATTCTTGTGGATAAAGATATTAAGGAAATAAAAGATGGAATCCTAGGTGATATTGCACCAACGATCCTCAAAATGATGAATATTGAAAAACCTACCGTAATGGATAGGGAATCACTTGTATAATATCAAAGTAGATAGCATGAAAAAATTAGTATTGATATTACTTACCTGTACTGTTTTGGCAGCGACGGGATGTAAAAGTTTATCTGGAAAAAATACTCAAAAGCAAGAGCAGATGAATGAATCTATTCCCGAAGAAAAGTCGTTTACAGAAGTGGATGGTATTCTGGTAGGTGAAATAGGCCGACAGCAATTTGAAAAAGAGACCTATGCTAAATGGTTCGAACCTCGCTACGATGCCTATACCATTCACGAAGATGATGTAGCCGTCGTCCACGATCTTATGAAAGGTATTGATGTGACGGTTCTCATGGGCACCTGGTGTCCGGATAGCAGGCGTGAAGTCCCTAATTTTTTCAAGATTCTGGATATTACCAATACCTCTCCTGATATTGAACTTATTGCTGTTTCCCGTGCCAAAACTACCCCAGCTGGTCTGGAGAATGGAAAACAATTACAACGCGTACCTACCTTTATTTTTTCAAAAAATGGTAAAGAACTGGGACGCATTGTAGAATATCCTATAGAATCCCTTGAAAAAGATATTATAAAAATACTTAGTGGGGAGGAGTATAAACACGCTTACGAAAATTAGGATATATCACACTATAATAAAGTGTTTGAATGATATTTCAAACACTTTTTTTGGCAGTTAAGGCTAATGTAGGAAAACTTTTGATTTTTACTTTATATTGAAAGATTTTAAATAAAAAAACCGCCCAAATGGGCGGTTTTTATTATTGTAAGCAATGCTTTAGCTTAAATAGCTTTCTTGTTCAGTCTATTTTCAGCCAACTCATTTAAAGATTTATCGGCTTTTTCTTCTTCTTGAAACGTTTTGTAAAGTTTCTTGGCGATAGCATCATGTCCCAGTTCTTTCGCATATCTCACGATCGTACCATAACCGGAAATTTCATAATGCTCTATACGCTGAGCTTCTGCTATCATACCCGCATCCCGAACGGCAGATTCTGCATCTTCTTTTAAGAAAGACTCTGCTTCTTTGATCAGTCCTTTCATTGCTTTGCACTCTTCCCCGGTAGGTTTTATTCCCAGTTCTTCGGCAACTTCTTCAAGACGTTTTTTCTGGCCTTCGGTTTCTTTTAAGTGGTCTTTAAACGCCTTCTGTAATTTAGAATCGGTAGCAGCTTCTACCATTTTCGGCAAGGCTTTTAAAAGCTGCGTTTCTGCGCTATATAGATCTCTTAGTTGGTGTTCAAAAAGTTCTTCTAAAGTCTTCATAATATTGTTTTAAGTGAATAAAATTACTCTCAACAAAGTAGTATTAAAATGGGGCAAAACACGTTAAGCTAATGGTAAATAATTATCACATTCTTTCACAATTTCTGAAGCGACTCTTATTTTCTTCTTCTGAATAGAGATATTATTTTGAGTTTAAATACTATTCCCTAAATGGAGAATGCGAACCCTTATAGGCAAAAAAAAGTCCCGTAAAACGGGACTTTTTGGGTGAAAAACGGGATGTTTTAAGTAGTATTTACCGCTTTACAAAAACTTTTGAATCCTGTACATTACCATTATATTTTGGCTTTAAAATATAAATGCCTGGCCATAAACTTCCAAAATTCAGGTTTATTTGAGTTTTTCCATCTGCCACAGAAACATCTTCGGCAAATACTTTTATTCCAAAAAGATTGTAAACCTCAAAACGCACTGTAGCTGCAAGTATACTTTCCACAGAAATATGTCCAGTATTGCGCACAGGGTTGGGATAAAGTGTAAGGGAACTTAAAATAATTCGTTCCTCTGCTTGTGAACAACTACCTAGTGTACCACCATTGCGCAGGAGTGCTTTGACAGCGTGACTGCTTACGCAAAGGGTTTTGCCTTTATAGCATACCTGAACTTTTGGATTCCAACGGTTTCCACCACAGGAAACGTCAATTACGTTTACAAAAATCTCTTTAGTAATACTGCAACCATCAGCATTGGTTACGGTTACCTCGTAGGTCGTGCTTTCTGCCGGACAAACATTGATATTCTCCGCTGTCTCCCCTGTACTCCATAAGATGGTATACGCGTCCCCTGCTTCAATAGCCGAAATACTCAACGTTGTACAATCTTCATAACCTTTATAAACATCTACGGTTTTAGGCACAGTATAGGTAATGGCTTCTGGTGCTGTAATTTCTATAGCGTTCACTTCAATATTAGATCCGCCAGCATCTGTAATACTTACACTATACGTTCCCTCCATAAGATTTGTTGCCGTAGCTTCGGTCTGGCCATCACTCCATAAATAGGAATATGGTTGAACACCGCCAGAAACATAAACAGTGGCCATACCATCAGATTCACCATAGCAGGAAGCAGGAACGGTTTCAACATCTTCAAACTTTAAGGGTGTGTTCCATTTAAATCTTGCCGAAACAGGAAAGTGATCTGAAGCGGTCTGCGTATAATCGGCATCATAATATTCATAATTGACGGTTGCGCTTCCTTCTAAATAGGTATCAAAAAGTTCATCGGTAATTAAAATATGGTCTATCATATTTTCCCTGAATACATAGGAACGTTTACCCTCATCGCTCAACACCGAAGTAACCACACTATAATTTGCGGCATCGTTCACATATTCCACATAAGAGGAAACAGTGGTGTTTATACCATCTGCAACTGTTTCATCTACGTCGTCGTTGTAATCTCCCATCAGTATCACTTTACGATCGGCAAATTGTACGTCAAGGCTGTCTTTAAGGACTTCCACATCATATTTGCGCATATCGTAACGGTTTTGTGCACTCGTTCCACTATTTGCACGCGCATGAAGTGCGATAAGGTCAATTTCCTGACTGTTACCGTTAATGGTGACATTTGCGGTCATTAAAAACGGTAAACGACCACTGGCATAAAAACGGTCTGCCTCTGCCGGGTAATTGACCAGGGCACTTGCATCACCACCGTTATAATAGGGATGAATCGTTGCCAAAAGCGCCTGTGTCTTGATGGGAGTAACTGTTTCGGTTTTATATATGAAACCAACCTTCTGAAACGGTGGCGTTCCATCAGGATAGGAAACCGCGTCAGAAAGGATATAGTCGTAACCTGGTAAAAGTGATACCAATTCAGCAAAAAGTACATCATCTGAAATTTCCTCTACAGCAAATACATCGGCATCAATACCTTTTAAAACGGTAAGGACACTGTCACGCTGTATCGGATCTGAAAGTGGGTTGCCAGCGGCTGGTGAATTGCCCTCGTCACCAAACCATTCTATATTCCAGGCGGCAACATCAAAGGTGTCTTCCTTAGGAATGTTAGAACCAGAACCCGGATTCACATAGGGTTCGGCACATGGAATATCCGCTCCCAAACGAGGTAAAAGTTGGAAGGTTTCATTGAACCTACCCACAACGCCCACTACTGAAGCACACGTATCTGGTTGCGCTTTGCCCACGAGTTCGCCAGAATCTGCATCAATGCGCAATTCCGCTTCACCACTGGCATCTGTTACGATATAATTTGAATTTCCGAAGAAAAGATCCCCTGGGGCAGGAAATGCAACGTTTTCTATGCGTACCAGTTCGCCGGGATATTCGCCCAACTGTGACAGAGTAATCGTCCTTGGAGTTATTTGCCCTATAGGTGCCTGATTTTTAGTCACCACATTCACCGGACTAACCTGCACCAGACCATTAAAAGAGGTTCTTGTTCCCGTAATGGTCAATGAATCACCAATAGTGAAAATGCCATCACCCTGTACCGCTTCATCAAATACAGCAATCCCCGCCGTACTGTCCTGAATATAGGCAG
It contains:
- a CDS encoding response regulator; this translates as MKILAIDDQQLVLLPLEKRLQESGYDIMTSTQANEAITIFKEFKPDLLIIDINMPHANGLEIIRTIRKEMKDETPIMVLSGNTDESLIVESFELGIQDFMKKPLSLDEVSARVKRLIGTVGNAIKKPLSQNSILQNRCVGVVIPCYNEENRLKSKEFIDFVERNSGYHLCFVNDGSTDKTIDVLQKLKEGREHYISIYDCDKNGGKAEAVRQGLLHISKFDDLDYVGFLDADLSTDFEDFDDLVKTIESTDFQIVNGSRISRMGANITKESARKVISMTINFIIVSILGMPFKDTQCGAKIMRKELIPIAFDKPFITKWLFDVEIFMRMKNHFGKQKAQEIICEQPLKRWIHADGSKLSMRDSMQIGFQLFKIHAEYSFKKDDNKKVRDLKPESRSTISVQPQNVD
- a CDS encoding M15 family metallopeptidase, which translates into the protein MKNRLFYLINTLIFLFFVPLAFGQKTLPEEQLIGKGNPELTERNGYKLRPEAAEAFDKMKAAAAKEGIAFQVVSSYRDYAHQNRIWERKYNAYTANGLSPQDAIAKIIEYSTIPGTSRHHWGTDIDIVDSNQPANGDLLVPSKFHGNGPFCKFKAWMDEHANTYGFYLVYTQNGNRKGFNYEPWHYSYKPLSSGYLEQYKKLDVKKVLAEQKLLGNDQFSDEFITRYRDQNILDINPQLLP
- the gpmI gene encoding 2,3-bisphosphoglycerate-independent phosphoglycerate mutase, yielding MNKKVILMILDGWGFAPDKTVSAVDQANTPFIDSLYTKYPHAKLLTSGEHVGLPEGQMGNSEVGHMNLGAGRIVYQNLAKINKAVRENTLKDKEAIKSAFDYAKSKKKAVHIMGLVSDGGVHSHINHAKALIKAANDAGVEEIYVQAFTDGRDVDPESGKGFITDIDAFSREHNAKLASVTGRYYAMDRDNRWDRVKLAYEATVLGQGEKSYDVAKSIQDSYDRGVTDEFIKPIVMMEDKEPVGTLQQGDVVIYFNFRTDRGRELTQMLTQKDFSDQNTRKMDLHFVTMTSYDQNYMNIEVVYDNKNLEDTLGEVIAAAGKKQIRIAETEKYPHVTFFFSGGREEPFVGEDRLLCPSPKVATYDLQPEMSAGKIKEMILPELEKEEVDFVCLNFANPDMVGHTGVMEAAIKACETVDQCAKEVITTALAHNYSTILIADHGNCETMKNADGSPNTSHTTNPVPLILVDKDIKEIKDGILGDIAPTILKMMNIEKPTVMDRESLV
- a CDS encoding endonuclease/exonuclease/phosphatase family protein, producing MIKNLRNLLFMLTPILGFSQSIFINEIHYDNDGADIEEAIEVAAPAGTLLDGWQLVLYNGSNGAPYNTLDLAGTVADQVGGYGTQVVSLPSNGLQNGSPDGIALLDATGTVAQFLSYEGTMMAASGAAAGLESEDIGVEETNATPIGASLSLVGDGNAYEDFTWEVTAVNSFGEINTGQTFNGQATAPKINEFVFNHTGSDTDEFVEILGSATSDISAYSLLIIEGDENALGIIDVVLPLTTTDENGYFVTNFSSNTFENGSQTLLLVADFTGAVGDDLDANDDGALDSEPWSAIADGLTVLDGGVNDLAYSETILNPDFDGGTFTVGGASRIPDGTDTDSATDWVRNSFNGAGLPSFPNAETESGTAQNTPGTENRLGTVINDAEVVINELDADTQGTDTQEFLELYDGGQGNIALAGLVVVLYNGNNDASYAAFDLDEYATNAEGYFVLGNTDVPNVDYVVASNTFQNGADAVVVYRGDATDFPNGTPVVLDNIVDAIVYGTGDETDEGLLPLLNEGQEQLDEDINGNKDGESLQRVPNGSGGVRNTATYRADLPTPGTENGVEVEPTTPISIAEARNAAEGETITITGILTVSDQFGGPAYIQDSTAGIAVFDEAVQGDGIFTIGDSLTITGTRTSFNGLVQVSPVNVVTKNQAPIGQITPRTITLSQLGEYPGELVRIENVAFPAPGDLFFGNSNYIVTDASGEAELRIDADSGELVGKAQPDTCASVVGVVGRFNETFQLLPRLGADIPCAEPYVNPGSGSNIPKEDTFDVAAWNIEWFGDEGNSPAAGNPLSDPIQRDSVLTVLKGIDADVFAVEEISDDVLFAELVSLLPGYDYILSDAVSYPDGTPPFQKVGFIYKTETVTPIKTQALLATIHPYYNGGDASALVNYPAEADRFYASGRLPFLMTANVTINGNSQEIDLIALHARANSGTSAQNRYDMRKYDVEVLKDSLDVQFADRKVILMGDYNDDVDETVADGINTTVSSYVEYVNDAANYSVVTSVLSDEGKRSYVFRENMIDHILITDELFDTYLEGSATVNYEYYDADYTQTASDHFPVSARFKWNTPLKFEDVETVPASCYGESDGMATVYVSGGVQPYSYLWSDGQTEATATNLMEGTYSVSITDAGGSNIEVNAIEITAPEAITYTVPKTVDVYKGYEDCTTLSISAIEAGDAYTILWSTGETAENINVCPAESTTYEVTVTNADGCSITKEIFVNVIDVSCGGNRWNPKVQVCYKGKTLCVSSHAVKALLRNGGTLGSCSQAEERIILSSLTLYPNPVRNTGHISVESILAATVRFEVYNLFGIKVFAEDVSVADGKTQINLNFGSLWPGIYILKPKYNGNVQDSKVFVKR
- a CDS encoding ferritin-like domain-containing protein; protein product: MKTLEELFEHQLRDLYSAETQLLKALPKMVEAATDSKLQKAFKDHLKETEGQKKRLEEVAEELGIKPTGEECKAMKGLIKEAESFLKEDAESAVRDAGMIAEAQRIEHYEISGYGTIVRYAKELGHDAIAKKLYKTFQEEEKADKSLNELAENRLNKKAI
- a CDS encoding thioredoxin family protein, with translation MKKLVLILLTCTVLAATGCKSLSGKNTQKQEQMNESIPEEKSFTEVDGILVGEIGRQQFEKETYAKWFEPRYDAYTIHEDDVAVVHDLMKGIDVTVLMGTWCPDSRREVPNFFKILDITNTSPDIELIAVSRAKTTPAGLENGKQLQRVPTFIFSKNGKELGRIVEYPIESLEKDIIKILSGEEYKHAYEN